The genomic DNA GGTAAGAGATGATACAtaactgctgcttactggcttgctcagtcggCTTTCTTATGGCACCTAAGATCACTAGCTCagggatgataccacccacaatggactggggcCTCCCCTATCAACTCTGAAGTTTCATATCCAAGTATTGCTGCTGGTTGAGGAAtgggttcattttctctgccaatTGAAGtattaaaaagcagaaaagaagtgTTACCAGAAATGCCTAGGAGCCCAGCAGAGCCATCATGCAATACCTGGGAAGTCAGAGCCCCCTCTTTGGGGTCCCATTATTaagcaaatttttttaaaaaaggtacaAACCGAAGCTGGAAGAAAAAGAACTCAAATGGAAGCTAGAGGGAAATTTATTAGTGCTTAAAAAGAAACcccagggcaggcaagctgtaaatctcacAGTTTCCAAGAAggaatgagggaggaagggagagaagaatggagagatggagagagggggagggacgAAACATGGAGAAGTGAAGAAACAAAAGCCATGTTGCTTGACATAAGGCAGTAAAAATGTCATAGTTAATTAGGATTTAAAAGCATAATTAGGCTGTGGCCagcatccaaaagaaaaaaaaaaaaactaaagagaagaaaaagaaatagttacACCTTTCCGAATCAGGAGTCAGAAGAGTGGGCAGGCCCAGAACAGTCCCTAGGCTCTAGGGATTGCACTAGTGGgcaagaattctgggaaggaaaaatcaCAGAATCTTAAGGGGAAAAACCTTCCCAGGGTTAGTCCCTAACCAGGCTCTTAACCAGCCCCATGGGATTAACCCTTAAGGGAGGAAAGTAGGAGATGCCTCTGTCCACAAGTAGATTCCATTCAGTACCACCCTGCTGTCTTTGTATGCTTGGCATATGTCATTTGAAATTAATCTCCAGCTCTGTCTCTGATGTTATAATGAtagatttcttctttcttgtagttgaatagtttttctttgtttcagggAAGACTCATGGAACTCAAAAAAGTGCTACACTCATGATTTTAGTTTATCATAGACAAGGATATACATTATAAATGATGAAAAGAACAGATGGAGAGTTCTTTGAGGTCCTCAAGGTATACAACTTTTCCAAATACTGATGTTCAAACATGTGGACCTCACCTTGGTACTGAAGTAAGACTTCTTTACATAGCttcattttgggggtggggggcaggattTGGCCTCATAGCTGAACTTTATAAGTTCCTCACTAAAGAATCAGGTTATTGTTACCAAGTCCCAAATCCCTACATCTGTAATCATATAATCTTTCTGTCATAACCAACCTCCCATCTGAGGTTTACTTGGAGTCTACCAGGCATGAGCCAGATGACCCATGAGTTACTAAGGCACTTAAGGATTTTGCAGCTCTCTTCGAGGAACCCAGGGCAAAGACCAGACAAATTGTCTAATATATATCAAGAACCTGGTCTCATCTCTCTCAGTCCCTCCTGTCTTCTTTTAGATTTCCACATCACTTAATTACCATGGTATATGTGCCATGGATATTGTGAAACCCATTGACAcactaaaattcatattttaaaatactacagAATTGTTCTGTTTATTCCCGTGTGATTTgaacttcctgtttttcctgaaATACTCAAAACTCCTGAGAGAGGAAAAAAGTTAACCCACTATTTATTAGAGTAAAGTGCCTTCATGCACATTGGTCTCCTCCATGTAACTGGTGGTCTTTAAACAACTTCCCAAAGAGCTTCTTTAGAGCCAACATCACCTCCTTGTTCCTAAGGGTATATATCAATGGGTTCAGCACCGGGGTGACTGCACTATAGATGATGGCCACCATCCGATCCTCACTCATGGAGGAGGCTGATGCTGCAGTAGGGCGGATGTATGTGAAACCAACAGGTCCATAGAAAAGACAAACCACCATGAAGTGGGAGGTGCAAGTGGAGAGAGCCCTCCTTAGCATTCTGAAAGACAGGTtcttgaaaagaagaaaggcaatGATGTAGAAATAGGAGAGGAGTGTAAGAAGGAAGGCTCCCATGGATATGCTGCCTGTAACAACAGAAAGAAGCCACTGATTGTCACAGGCCACTTCTAAGAGGGGCTTGACATCACAGAAGAAGTGACTGAGTTTGTGAGAGTGGCAAAAGTTCAACTGAGCAGTCATGACAGAATGCATCAGGGCATAGAAAAAGCTGGTGGTCCAGGCCATAGCTGCCAACAGGAGGCACAGCTGAGGATTCATGATAGCAGTGTAGCGGAGTGGATTGCAGATAGCCACAAAACGGTCAAAGGCCATCACAGCCAGCAAGATGGCCTCCGTGCTTCCCAGAAAGTGGAAGAAGTGTAGCTGGGTGATGCAACCAAGGAAAGATATGGTTCTGTGCCTGAAGAGGAGGTTGATGAGAACCTTGGGAAGAGTCACAGAAGAGTAACAAATATCCAGACAGGAAAGGTTTCCTAGGAAGAAGTACATTGGGGAGTGGAGTCTTCTCTCCAAAGTGATAATCACTAATATCAATCCATTTCCAACCAAATTCAGCAAGTAAATGATTAAAAACATCACAAAAAAGACAGGCTGCAGCTCCTGAACACTGGTTAGACCAAGCAAGAGGAATCCATCCACTGAAGTGGCATTCTCCATTACTAAGGGAAAATATAGGGAAAACAATGTGTTGTATTTTCTGAATTTAAAGTATTACTGCGTAGGGACCAAGTGAAGAACAAGCTGACTCCATAGAGAAACCTAGGGTGAGCTGCTGTGAACAGAATGTTTAGGAGCCATGGCTCATTTACTCACAACAAAGTTAGAGGTCAGTATATATGACAAATTCTGAATCTGTAAAATTGTGTTTGACTAATAAGAGAAGCATGTTAGGACTAAACCAGATATAGATAAGGTCATTTTTTTCTGGATCCGACCATAACCCCACACACAGCATGAGAATCAAGGTTTAGATCTATTGAAAGCACACAGACTAAGGGAGTAATTGTTTATCTCCTGGTTTATTCTGACAATCATACAGACATGGCCTAGTGAGAGTTTCTCCACTTCTCCTGAAACCCAAACACTTGAAAAGGGATTTCTACACCCTCCCTGACCATCCAAATCTTTGGTGAGATAaaaggaggattttgagtttgaggctagcctgggctacaatgtaAGATCATGTttcaagaaagggagagagagagagagagagagagagagagagagagagagagagagagaaggtgaaagAAATTGtaggaagagagacaggaaggggagCCCACAAAGTTCAAACATCCTGTaagtaaaggaaaagaagaataatTTGCATCACAGGATTGCAGCACAGCTGTAGGGCTCTGAGTGTAGCTGAGAAAACCTTCAAATACTAAGAGATTCTAGCAGTATGCCAACACGCCACTTTCAGCCAAGGAAAGTACCCCAGAATGAGGTTTTCTTGAGAGGAGGGGAGctagaaggaagaagacaaagtacAACATGAACACCGAGGGTGAAGCGAATCAGAATCAGAAAATTATAAGAAAGGGGGTCTTAAAAGCTTATTAAATGCTTCAACTTAAGCAACATCACTTAAATCATCCATAGATAAAGGGAGAAATCCAAATAGAAACTATAAAACTCATTGGATAAGTAGGAAAATGAGACATatcaaaattttattatgtagTGTAAACAGTAATTAGGAAAACAGCCTTAAATTCATATGTAAAAAGGGATAAATATTGAAAAACCACAGCGAAATAATAAACATTAGAGGTGATAAAGATGTTAATTACCATGTCGATCATTATAAAATAACGTACAGACTAAAACATCACATTGGGGCTGGGTGTtgtggctcacacatttaattgcagcatttaagaggcagaggcaggtgggtctctgtgaactCAAGCCTGGCCAGGTCTACATAACAATTTCCATGCTATCCATGTCAACACAGTCAGGccctacctcaaaaataaatctCACATCACACTCATGAATATGCGCAATTATGcattactaaaaacaaaataaaaaatttaagtatcTAAATTTTCACTTCTTAaagttaatgaataaataaatggatgctagaaaattgaaaaaaataagccaggttaaaactgatgaaaataataaaaataacaggaatttttacaataaaaaatgtacaacagagaaaattccacataaaacttattttaaaagactatGAAAATGATGAGCTCCACCAGGTATATGTTACCAACTTAAAAGACAGTCTCTTTGCAGATATGATCAATGTTAAGAATATAGAAAATAAGTCTggcggtggtggagcatgcctttaatcccagcacttgggaggcagaggcaggcggatctctgtgagttcaaggccagcctgttttacagagtgagttccagcacaggttccaaagcaatacagagaaatcctgtcttgaaaaacaaaaacaacaacaacaacaacaaatatcgATCAAATATCAACAAACACAatgtcatgtaaaaaaaaaaaagaatttatggcCATAGTTGTACTGTAGTCCTTCAAAACTTCAGCCTTTCCCtcagtaaaatgaaaatgtataataTATTCGCATAAAACCTTGcacattgattttgttttgttttttgatacagggtttctctgtaaatttggaaactgtcctggaactctcgttgaagaccaggctggccttgaactcgcagagatccgccttcctctgcctcctgagtgctgggattaaaggcatgcaccaccaacacctagctCACACATTGATTTTTATAGAATATTCATTTGTAAAAACCAAGAAATCATCCAAAACAATACCTATCATTCTATCTGCCCTCTGTGCACTTACCAGGTTCACTAATAGCTTAATATTACCTATTCAGTGTTCATTGACAAACGTCATGAGatcatatttatcttttataacAGTTTGTACACACAATTTATCAACACAAGTCCCCTAACTGTGATCCTAAAGTTAAGTCAGAGCACATGAAAACAACACACCAGAACATGAGTGGTTTGTGTCCTGGATTTAGTAAAAGGCTTTAGCAAGGGAGAAACAattgttttggcatttttcttGTCTGGTATGACCTGTTTAGATTAGTCAGCATCAGAAGCAGTATAGAAATTTCATTACATGATCAGTGAGTCAACACAGACAGCAAGGAGATGCCTGCCACAAACACTTACATAGGAGAAATGTTCTAAATGTAATTGTTGATGATGGGAAATTTCCAGAATCATGAACAGAGCCGAAGGACATACTAACTGAAACACATGGTCAAGGATTTGGGGTGATACAAATGAAACTATGTAAGAAGTATATCCAACTATAGttcacaaattattttcatttttcctgaaatATAATCATCACCCCTCCACTAAAATACTCCTACAGTGAAATGAAACCTGCTTCTGTGAAGAACACTAACACTGACAGGAACTAAGAGATTTATCCTCTAAGTCTTTGCTCCGTCTTCCCCTTATCTCCTCTCTCATtcttgcatgcatacacatgcccaCCTCCACCACAAGATCCACTGAAGTCAAACACACTGACATATATTTACAGCATGTCATATGCTTGATCACACAACCTGCCCTGAGATCTGAACActcgcccccacacacacaatctatAAACAAATTAGGAAAATAAGACTTCCAGATCATGACTTGTATGGTGAACCTACTCAGTTTATGCTGTAATTTTCACAAACTGTATCCAAAGATGCCCACCTACTTACCCTTACTCACCCATTGATGTGGTCTGAACTTcctttcatcagaaaaaaaaaaatgacccaaacAGCCCGAGTGAAGGCACATTCCCCATAAGACAGGATCACAGGAGGtagaggatcaagaattcaaaagaatttgcttgggctacatagggaaagaggaggggaacaGAAGAAAATTTCTGTCAGTATTACATTTGCCCTTTAGTCTAAGCTGCTATTCATGGATATAAAAACTTATAAATACAGTATTGATCTCAGCAgaattcactttttattttgacaggGAAAACCAGGATGAACCCTCTCATACTTCCTCATCGGTGTCTTGGGCACTAATGTCTTGGGGTCTTCTCTCCAAGGATTCATTCTGTCCAAATTTCTTTTCCCACGAGTACTAATTTattattccctttctttttgttctaatcAAAGAGTTTCattgacattaaaaaaattggTAAAACTCTTTGCCAATTACAACAGAGAAAAGAGTGGTAATAACACCAAGGATAGGAGGCACCACCACATTTCTTGAGAAATCTAACACCCAGTGAAGGCATGAAATATGTGTAATACACTGCAAATTAAAATGATGAGCTTTAAACTGAGCTCCACAGACACTGGTGACCATTTACAATCAAACATGGAAAGCTGAGCAATGGGAGTATTTGGCTAACTTACCTGTGGGTACTGGTGTTCATATAGACACTTGGCAGACATGGCCAGTGGGCCTATTGACGTACTGCAAGCCATCTAATAAATTCATTTGTGACATTACGATTAATATTATCTCTGAGTGTCAGTGGAGCAGTAATATATTTTGAGTCAATTCATCAAACTTCACTAAAACCAACTTCAGATTCATTGGGATTTATGCCAATATTTTTGTTTCAGTACTATCCTTGTTTTCTCTACCTTCCAGAACTGTTTTTCCTGCAGTGCAGCCAAACTTGCCAATTGTGTTAAACAATCTTCATGCAAGTCAGTTTCCTGAACCTTCATTGACTGTAAGGATTCCTGCTGAGATTGCCAGGGCAAAGGGAGGACTTTAGAGCTTGCAGATGTGGAAAGCTCAGGGGCTTCTACTCCTGATGACCAAAAGGTTTGACTGTAAGACCTCTTTGAAGGTTTCCCACCAGAGCACCAATGAACATGCTAGAGGAACAGAATGGTCTCCTTTCCAGTGTGTTTACTGATCAGAGTGCAGACCTCCCATCTTAAAATGATCCTCTGCAAAGTTGAAGACTGAGCCCATCAAATCAACAAGGTTTCCCTTTCCCTGTTAGCCAAAGCCATGCTTAGGACTTTCTCccttaaacattttatttgtctgGTGCATGATGTTAGAGACGTCAGAGttctgctctctttctcctgtatatctctctgtctctctctgtttctgtgtctccctctgctttcccctccctctttatCTCACATAACCCACTGTGGTATTTGTAGGCTTTCTTTTGGGGCTGCCAAATAAGATTCAGAGACTCATTCTTAGTTACAAATGCTGGGCCTTAACTCACGCCTGGCCCCAGCCAGCTTCTCTAacctaaattaacctgtttctcttcatcaatattttgccttgggactttttacctttcttatcTTCCGTATGTGTTACTTTTGGCTTCTTCCATGTCCGGCCGGTATCTTCctctctttgttcttcttttcttctctcctcccaagcctagattcctcctatttattctctcttcctgccagtcccacctatcccttttctgcctagctattggcagttcagctctttattagaccaatcaagtgcctAAGGcaggcaacacatctttacataattagacaaatgcaacatgaacaaatgtaacatatctttgcctacttaaacaaatattctacaacaggtaTTGAACTCCCTGTGTCACTGgagacaaccttgaacttcttcCAAGGCCCCTATCTCTATCTCCTGAGATTGGTTTCAGGTGTGACCTCCAAGTGTGGCCTTAACAGTTTCAACTTCAATAATTATTGGTAGACCAGACTCATATAAGTTTTCTTTGGAGTTTGCCAGAGGACTCACGATTTATCACCAGCCCTCACATCAAAATTCACAGGCTCTGTggctccaattccaggagatccaatgccgtaggcactcatgtggtacacagaaaatatatctgtatctgtatctgtatgtatgtaagaCATCGGTACatataaaacagcaaaaaaaaaaaaaaaaaaaaaaaaactctgttttagttttttgttggctgtttttttgttttgttttgaacaacCTACAGAGATCCTGAAAAATTCAAAGGGCCtcaggaaacaagaagtactcagTGCAGAAAAATGGCCAGGACAGATATCACGTTTGACT from Cricetulus griseus strain 17A/GY chromosome 1 unlocalized genomic scaffold, alternate assembly CriGri-PICRH-1.0 chr1_0, whole genome shotgun sequence includes the following:
- the LOC100774112 gene encoding olfactory receptor 12D3; this encodes MENATSVDGFLLLGLTSVQELQPVFFVMFLIIYLLNLVGNGLILVIITLERRLHSPMYFFLGNLSCLDICYSSVTLPKVLINLLFRHRTISFLGCITQLHFFHFLGSTEAILLAVMAFDRFVAICNPLRYTAIMNPQLCLLLAAMAWTTSFFYALMHSVMTAQLNFCHSHKLSHFFCDVKPLLEVACDNQWLLSVVTGSISMGAFLLTLLSYFYIIAFLLFKNLSFRMLRRALSTCTSHFMVVCLFYGPVGFTYIRPTAASASSMSEDRMVAIIYSAVTPVLNPLIYTLRNKEVMLALKKLFGKLFKDHQLHGGDQCA